The following coding sequences are from one Lolium rigidum isolate FL_2022 chromosome 6, APGP_CSIRO_Lrig_0.1, whole genome shotgun sequence window:
- the LOC124664343 gene encoding protein ASPARTIC PROTEASE IN GUARD CELL 1-like, with translation MQLLLLVLLLACPPPALSRHPAPAASTETLDVAASLSRAQAAVSRDALPLHQSLAATDDVHPTEGRLSLRLHSRDFLPSQQGRHPSYKSLVLARLHRDAARAAAITARATLAADGITTSSLLPASTDPLYSASAADIQGPIVSGVGQGSGEYFSRVGIGRPARQLYLVLDTGSDVTWLQCQPCADCYAQSDPVYDPALSTSYAAVGCDSPRCRDLDAAACRNATGACLYEVAYGDGSYTVGDFVSETLTLGDSAPVSDVAIGCGHDNEGLFVGAAGLLALGGGPLSFPSQISATAFSYCLVDRDSPSASTLHFGSDAPDSSQSTNSNPVVTAPLVRSPRTSTFYYVSLTGISVGGQTLPIPPTAFTMDDTGSGGVIVDSGTAVTRLQTAAYSALRDAFIQGTQSLPRTSGVSLFDTCYDLSGRTSVQVPAVSLRFEGGGELKLPAKNYLIPVDGAGTYCLAFAGTSGAVSIIGNVQQQGVRVSFDTAKSTVGFTANKC, from the coding sequence atgcagctcctcctcctcgtcctgctgCTCGCctgcccgccgccggcgctctccCGCCACCCCGCGCCTGCTGCGTCCACCGAGACGCTCGACGTCGCCGCGTCCCTCTCCCGCGCCCAAGCCGCCGTCTCCCGCGACGCGCTCCCCCTCCACCAGTCCCTCGCCGCCACCGACGACGTCCATCCGACCGAGGGCCGCCTCTCCCTCCGGCTCCACTCCCGCGACTTCCTCCCGTCGCAGCAGGGCCGGCACCCGAGCTACAAGTCTCTAGTCCTAGCCCGCCTCCACCGCGACGCCGCCCGggccgccgccatcaccgcccgcgcgaccctcgccgccgacggcatcacgacctcctccctcctcccggcCAGCACCGACCCGCTCTACTCCGCCTCGGCCGCCGACATCCAGGGCCCCATCGTCTCCGGCGTGGGGCAGGGCAGCGGCGAGTACTTCTCGCGGGTCGGCATCGGCCGCCCGGCCCGCCAGCTCTACCTGGTCCTCGACACCGGCAGCGACGTGACCTGGCTGCAGTGCCAGCCCTGCGCCGACTGCTACGCGCAGTCGGACCCGGTCTACGACCCCGCCCTCTCCACCTCCTACGCCGCCGtcggctgcgactcgccccgctgCCGCGACCTCGACGCCGCCGCCTGCCGCAACGCCACGGGCGCCTGCCTCTACGAGGTCGCCTACGGGGACGGCTCCTACACCGTCGGCGACTTCGTGTCCGAGACCctcacgctcggggactccgcgCCGGTGTCCGACGTCGCCATCGGCTGCGGCCACGACAACGAGGGCCTCTTCGTCGGCGCGGCGGGGCTCCTCGCGCTCGGCGGCGGGCCGCTCTCCTTCCCGTCGCAGATCTCCGCCACCGCCTTCTCCTACTGCCTCGTCGACCGCGACTCCCCCTCCGCCTCCACCCTCCACTTCGGCTCCGACGCCCCCGACTCCTCCCAGTCCACCAACTCCAACCCCGTCGTCACCGCGCCCCTCGTCCGCAGCCCGCGCACCAGCACCTTCTACTACGTCTCCCTCACCGGCATCTCCGTCGGCGGGCAAACCCTCCCCATCCCCCCCACCGCCTTCACCATGGACGACACGGGCTCCGGCGGCGTCATCGTGGACTCCGGCACGGCGGTCACCCGTCTCCAAACCGCCGCCTACTCCGCGCTGCGCGACGCGTTCATCCAAGGCACCCAGTCCCTGCCCCGCACCTCCGGCGTCTCCCTCTTCGACACCTGCTACGACCTCTCCGGCCGCACGAGCGTGCAGGTGCCGGCCGTCTCGCTGCGGttcgagggcggcggggagctcAAGCTGCCGGCCAAGAACTACCTCATCCCGGTCGACGGCGCCGGCACCTACTGCCTGGCCTTCGCCGGCACCAGCGGCGCCGTGTCCATCATCGGGAACGTGCAGCAGCAGGGCGTCCGGGTCAGCTTCGACACCGCCAAGAGCACCGTCGGCTTCACCGCCAACAAGTGCTAG